The Zingiber officinale cultivar Zhangliang chromosome 9A, Zo_v1.1, whole genome shotgun sequence genome window below encodes:
- the LOC122018963 gene encoding cullin-4-like, translating to MTQQKRAFSGSRSSGGGGGAGTTRNSNQSSGASCSATPVSTDCSDPMKKAKSQPVDACSLDQEKNGLQRRFDTDVPPRPAEEDDTMIIEQEELKPGSPAPAAMTGVAANLSRKKATPLQPPTTKKLVIKSFKIKPSLPTNFEEDTWATLKSAITAIFLKRPDPCDCEKLYQAVSNLCLHKMGGSLYQRIEEECEMHISMALSSLVGQSPDLVVFLSLVEKCWQDFCNQMLTIRGIALVLDRTYVMQSPNVCSLWDMGLQLFRKHLTSSQEVEHKVVTGLLRLIEKERQGEAIGRTILSHLLKMFTALGIYTDSFEKPFLQDTSEFYASEGVKYMQQSDVPDYLKHVDLRLHEEHERCLIYLDATTRKPLVATAEKQLLERHTSAILEKGFTMLMEANRIDDLQRMYTLFQKVNALELIKQALSSYIRGTGQAVIMDEEKDKDLVSYLLEFKTSLDKILEESFFKNEVFSNTIKDSFEHLINLRQNRPAELIAKFVDEKLRAGNKGTSEEELEGILDKVLVLFRFIQGKDVFEAFYKKDLAKRLLLGKSASIDAEKSMITKLKTECGSQFTNKLEGMFKDIGLSKEINDSFKQSSQARTKLPTGIEMSVHVLTTGYWPTYPPMDIRLPHELNVYQDIFKEFYLSKYHGRRLMWQNSLGHCVLKAEFPKGKKELSVSLFQAVVLMLFNDTQKLNFQDIKDATGIDDKELRRTLQSLACGKVRVLQKSPKGREIEDEDSFVFNEEFTAPLYRIKVNAIQMKETVEENTSTTERVFQDRQYQVDAAIVRVMKTRKVLSHTLLITELFQQLKFPIKPADLKKRIESLIDREYLERDKNNPQIYNYLA from the exons ATGACTCAGCAGAAGAGGGCCTTCTCCGGCAGCAGaagcagcggcggcggcggcggggcCGGAACCACCAGGAACAGCAACCAAAGCAGCGGAGCCTCCTGCAGCGCCACCCCGGTTTCCACAGACTGCTCTGACCCTATGAAGAAGGCCAAATCCCAGCCGGTCGATGCCTGCTCCTTGGACCAGGAGAAGAACGGCCTGCAACGCCGCTTCGACACCGACGTGCCTCCGCGGCCTGCGGAGGAGGACGACACGATGATCATCGAACAGGAGGAGCTGAAGCCTGGGTCTCCAGCCCCTGCTGCTATGACGGGGGTTGCTGCGAATCTATCCAGGAAAAAGGCTACACCTCTCCAGCCGCCGACTACCAAGAAGTTAGTCATCAAGTCATTCAAAA TCAAACCCTCACTTCCCACTAACTTTGAGGAGGATACATGGGCAACATTGAAGTCAGCTATTACTGCTATATTTTTGAAGAGACCAGATCCCTGTGACTGTGAAAAACTCTATCAg GCTGTCAGCAATCTTTGCTTGCATAAGATGGGAGGGAGTCTTTACCAACGAATAGAGGAGGAATGTGAAATGCACATTTCTATGGCATTGTCATCATTGGTTGGCCAGAGTCCTGATTTGGTGGTATTTTTGTCACTGGTGGAGAAATGCTGGCAGGACTTCTGTAACCAGATGTTGACCATACGTGGCATTGCTTTAGTACTTGATAGAACATATGTTATGCAAAGTCCAAATGTCTGCTCATTGTGGGACATGGGTTTGCAGCTGTTCAGGAAGCACCTCACCTCATCTCAGGAGGTAGAGCACAAAGTTGTCACAGGACTTCTGAGGTTAATTGAAAAGGAGAG GCAAGGTGAAGCTATTGGTAGGACTATCCTGAGTCATCTTTTGAAGATGTTTACTGCACTAGGAATTTACACTGATAGCTTTGAGAAACCATTTCTTCAAGACACTTCTGAATTTTATGCATCTGAAGGTGTGAAATATATGCAACAGTCAGATGTTCCAGATTATTTGAAACATGTTGAT TTGAGGTTACATGAGGAGCATGAAAGATGTTTGATATACTTGGATGCTACTACAAGGAAGCCCCTTGTAGCAACTGCAGAAAAACAACTTCTTGAACGTCATACTTCTGCAATTCTAGAGAAG GGATTCACGATGCTTATGGAAGCAAACCGTATTGATGACCTTCAGAGAATGTATACCCTATTTCAGAAGGTTAATGCTCTCGAGTTAATAAAACAAGCTCTTAGCTCATATATTCGTGGTACTGGCCAAGCTGTTATCATGGATGAAGAGAAAGACAAAGATCTCGTTTCCTACCTCTTAGAGTTTAAAACATCTCTGGACAAGATACTAGAAGAAAGTTTCTTCAAAAATGAAGTTTTCTCTAATACCATAAAGGATTCATTTGAGCATCTGATTAATCTTCGTCAG AATAGGCCAGCTGAATTGATTGCCAAGTTTGTGGATGAGAAGCTCCGTGCTGGCAACAAGGGTACATCTGAAGAAGAGTTGGAGGGTATACTCGACAAAGTTTTGGTGTTATTCAGATTTATACAA GGGAAAGATGTATTTGAGGCATTTTACAAGAAAGATCTTGCAAAAAGATTATTGTTGGGAAAGAGTGCATCAATTGATGCTGAGAAGTCAATGATCACAAAA CTGAAAACCGAGTGTGGTAGCCAATTTACAAATAAACTCGAGGGAATGTTTAAG GACATCGGGTTATCTAAAGAAATAAATGACTCCTTTAAACAGTCATCTCAAGCTAGGACAAAGCTTCCAACTGGTATTGAAATGAGTGTTCATGTCCTGACAACCGG ATATTGGCCCACATATCCACCTATGGATATTCGGCTTCCTCATGAGCTGAATGTCTATCAG GACATATTTAAAGAGTTCTATTTGAGTAAGTACCATGGGAGGCGTTTAATGTGGCAGAATTCATTAGGCCATTGTGTTCTGAAAGCAGAATTTCCAAAAGGGAAAAAAGAATTGTCAGTGTCATTGTTCCAG GCAGTTGTTCTCATGCTTTTCAATGACACTCAAAAGCTGAATTTTCAAGACATTAAAGACGCTACAGGCATTGATGATAAAGAGTTGAGGAGGACTTTACAATCATTAGCATGTGGCAAAGTTCGAGTGCTACAGAAG TCCCCCAAAGGAAGAGAGATTGAAGATGAGGATTCTTTTGTGTTCAACGAAGAATTTACCGCTCCATTATATCGTATAAAG GTAAATGCAATCCAAATGAAAGAGACAGTGGAGGAGAATACAAGCACCACCGAAAGAGTATTCCAAGATCGTCAGTATCAG GTTGATGCAGCTATTGTTCGTGTTATGAAGACAAGGAAAGTACTTAGTCACACACTGCTAATTACCGAACTCTTTCAGCAG CTTAAGTTTCCGATAAAGCCTGCGGACTTGAAGAAGAGGATAGAGAGCCTTATTGACAGGGAATACTTGGAGAGGGACAAGAACAATCCGCAGATTTACAACTACTTGGCATGA
- the LOC122020684 gene encoding splicing regulatory glutamine/lysine-rich protein 1-like, with product MEDPSPKSLSENLDVKPSFRKPTNDATGRKYRSRLPLGRSDSSSSDGSPTHEWSCSPLPSKNDPAQMSSDQQRNEAGKELERDSHSTRSRSSRGHESERHKEKYSYSNPHEYNRSDAYSRHDRQTDENDRNYQRSSRSTRNDRLSGRHAEISECRNKENGREYDKGFEKTDSRRKLSRQYDSEHDRYKQRESHEYRNTNHRSPPVCKNDTSSNKGHRAPVDQKRKYHEREGEKHERKTLFSQQEKNVDEASESVNKNNQSSSSREIKDVQHDKLWLSSSRPAGETDSTNKNAEGANLASSAKFVAMQAAELVNKNLVGFGGVGCLSTDQKKKLLWGNKKNSSQESSSSWDHLFSDQERQEKFNRLMGVKGNAAPDGKVENNRSLQAKKHQELDTDLEKQYAAGLRRRDGRTVGLGL from the exons ATGGAGGATCCCTCACCCAAATCATTATCTGAAAACTTAGATGTGAAACCATCTTTTAGAAAGCCCACAAATGATGCTACTGGTAGGAAGTATCGCAGCCGCTTGCCTCTTGGTAGATCAGATTCATCTTCATCTGATG GAAGTCCTACACATGAGTGGAGCTGCAGTCCGCTACCTTCCAAGAATGATCCTGCACAGATGTCTTCTGATCAGCAGAGGAATGAAGCTGGAAAAGAGTTAGAAAGGGATTCCCATTCTACTCGAAGCAGATCTAGTAGAGGCCATGAATCTGAAAGGCACAAAGAGAAATATTCATATTCCAATCCACATGAATACAATAGGTCTGATGCTTATAGCAGGCATGACAGGCAAACTGATGAGAATGATAGGAATTACCAACGGTCTTCCAGATCCACAAGGAATGATAGATTATCTGGCAGACATGCTGAGATTTCAGAGTGCAGGAATAAGGAGAACGGAAGAGAGTAtgataaaggttttgaaaaaaccgATTCTCGGAGAAAGTTAAGTCGACAATATGATTCAGAGCATGACCGTTATAAGCAGAGAGAATCACATGAATACAGAAATACCAATCACAGGAGCCCCCCTGTATGTAAGAATGATACTTCAAGTAACAAGGGGCACCGTGCACCTGTGGACCAGAAGAGGAAATATCATGAAAGGGAAGGTGAGAAACATGAGAGAAAAACTTTGTTCAGTCAACAAGAAAAAAATGTAGATGAAGCCTCTGAAAGTGTAAACAAGAACAATCAAAGCTCTTCATCAAGGGAAATCAAAGATGTTCAGCATG ATAAACTGTGGCTATCTAGTTCCAGGCCTGCTGGTGAGACTGATTCTACAAACAAGAATGCTGAAGGTGCTAATCTTGCTAGTTCCGCAAAATTTGTTGCTATGCAAGCTGCTGAATTGG TGAACAAGAACCTTGTAGGTTTCGGGGGCGTTGGCTGCTTGTCCACTGACCAAAAGAAAAAGCTTCTTTGGGGTAACAAAAAGAACTCTTCTCAAGAG TCCTCCAGTAGCTGGGACCATCTGTTTTCTGATCAGGAGCGACAGGAAAAGTTCAACAGACTCATG GGTGTGAAAGGCAATGCAGCTCCAGACGGCAAAGTGGAAAACAACAGAAGCCTCCAAGCAAAGAAACACCAGGAGCTCGACACCGACTTGGAGAAGCAGTATGCAGCAGGCCTTCGTCGAAGAGATGGTCGAACCGTTGGTCTTGGGTTGTAA